Proteins co-encoded in one Neofelis nebulosa isolate mNeoNeb1 chromosome 2, mNeoNeb1.pri, whole genome shotgun sequence genomic window:
- the TTC39A gene encoding tetratricopeptide repeat protein 39A isoform X10 — protein MPTCSARRTPGLRAVPGLKLKIAGKSLPTEKFAIRKSRRYLSPKPISLPIPALLGKPRLHWGGNLTDLLPYPQEMMYIWNGYAVIGKQPELTDGILEIITKAEETLEKGPENEYSVDDECLVKLLKGLCLKYLGRVQEAEENFRSISSNEKKIKYDHYLIPNALLELALLFMEQGRNEEAVKLLETAKQNYKNYSMESRTHFRIQAAILQAKSSLENGNRSMVSSVSL, from the exons ATGCCGACCTGCTCAGCAAGGAGAACTCCTGGTCTAAG AGCAGTGCCAGGCTTGAAGCTCAAGATTGCTGGGAAATCTCTACCTACAGAGAAGTTTGCCATCCGGAAGTCCAGACGCTACCTCTCTCCCAAACCAATCTCGTTGCCAATCCCTGCTCTG ctggggaaaccaaggctccaCTGGGGAGGAAACCTGACTGACTTGCTCCCCTACCCTCAGGAAATGATGTACATTTGGAATGGCTACGCTGTGATTGGGAAGCAGCCTGAACTCACAGATGGGATACTTGAGATTATCACCAAAGCTGAAGAGACGCTGGAAAAGGGCCCAG AGAATGAGTACTCAGTGGATGATGAATGCTTGGTGAAGTTGCTGAAAGGCCTCTGTCTGAAATACCTCGGCCGTGTTCAGGAGGCTGAGGAGAACTTCAGGAGCATTTCTTCCAA TGAAAAGAAGATTAAGTATGACCACTACTTGATCCCAAATGCCCTGCTGGAGCTGGCCCTGCTATTCATGGAGCAAGGCAGAAACGAAGAGGCTGTCAAACTCTTGGAAACTGCCAA GCAAAACTACAAGAATTACTCCATGGAGTCAAGGACACATTTTAGAATCCAGGCAGCCATACTCCAAGCCAAGTCTTCCCTAGAGAATGGCAACAGATCCATGGTCTCATCAGTGTCTTTATAG